TAAATATGAAATAACTATTAAATTTTAAGGAGGTACTTATATGGCTAAAGTAAGAAAACCTAAGATTTGGGAGGCTCTGATTCCAATTATAGGAATGGCAATTATTATTGTCTACTCAATGATAGTTTTAAAAATTGATCCTCATATTCCTATTGTCATCTCAACAATACTTGCGGGACTTATGGCATTAAAAGTGGGCTGTACTTGGTTTGAAATAAGAGATGGAATGGTTGAAAGTATCTACCGTGCTGTAGAAGCTTTAGTAATTGTTATGATAGTAGGAATGCTTATAGGGTCATGGGTTTTGGCAGGTTCTGTGCCGGCTATGATTTTTTATGGATTAGAATTAATTTCTCCTAAGTACTTCTTACCTACAGGTTGTATTTTATGTGCTATTGTATCAGTAGCAACTGGTAGTGCCTGGACATCAGGTGGGACAATAGGTGTTGCACTTATGGGAATAGGAACAGGTCTGGGAATAAATCCAGCTCTTACAGCAGGTATGGTAGTATCAGGAGCATATTTTGGAGATAAAATTTCTCCTTTATCTGATAGTACGAATGTTGCAGCTGCAGCTGCAGAAACTGATTTATATTTACATGTGAAATCTATGATGTATACGACAGTTCCAAGCTTTATAATAGCATTGGTACTATATTTTATTGTTGGGTTGAAATATAATAGTTCCACAGTCAATTTAGAGAATATAACTTTAATAAAGAATGCTCTTTCAACAACATTTAATATTAGTCCTTGGTTACTAATACCACCAATTGTTGTTCTTGTTACAGCTGTAAAAAAAGTTCCAGCAATTCCTTCACTTTTGATT
The DNA window shown above is from Fusobacterium russii ATCC 25533 and carries:
- the nhaC gene encoding Na+/H+ antiporter NhaC — encoded protein: MAKVRKPKIWEALIPIIGMAIIIVYSMIVLKIDPHIPIVISTILAGLMALKVGCTWFEIRDGMVESIYRAVEALVIVMIVGMLIGSWVLAGSVPAMIFYGLELISPKYFLPTGCILCAIVSVATGSAWTSGGTIGVALMGIGTGLGINPALTAGMVVSGAYFGDKISPLSDSTNVAAAAAETDLYLHVKSMMYTTVPSFIIALVLYFIVGLKYNSSTVNLENITLIKNALSTTFNISPWLLIPPIVVLVTAVKKVPAIPSLLIATIVGGIFAMIFQNASFVDILNVLQDGYVGETNIVIVDKLLTRGGVNGMLWTISLIIFALCFGGILEKARFTEVILEKLIQYVHSVGSLVATTIVTGILCDFVLTDQYLANIIPGRMFYKVYDDMGLERYYLSRTLEDGGSLWSPMFPWNGCGAYQSATLGVPTFSYFPYVFLSLINPIVSIFMAYMGIAVFRKKLEKEGIEVVEVENLDELDQIRKNN